A single Kwoniella bestiolae CBS 10118 chromosome 8, complete sequence DNA region contains:
- a CDS encoding 26S protease regulatory subunit 7: MPPKEDWEKYEKKVGDEKEEKIVALDESDIQILKTYGQGPYSLALKKIESELKEIQKRVNEKMGVRESDTGLASANLWDVAADKQRQGQRPLQVARCQTIIKATNPQAEGQALNPQDGAGAGNPEGDKYVISIKQVAKFVVGLGEEVAPTDVEEGMRVGVDHTNYKIMIPLPPKIDPSVTMMQVEERPSITYADVGGCKEQIEKLREVVELPLLEPERFANLGIEPPKGVLLYGPPGTGKTLCARAVANRTDSTFIRVIGSELVQKYIGEGARMVRELFEMARSKKACIIFFDEIDAVGGARFDDGAGGDNEVQRTMLELINQLDGFDARGNIKVIMATNRPDTLDPALLRPGRLDRKVEFSLPDNEGRSHILKIHGKSMSVERDIRYDLIARLCPNATGAELKSVATEAGMFAIRARRKVATERDFLDAVEKVIRQGTKFSSTALYAQYN, encoded by the exons ATGCCACCCAAGGA AGACTGGGAGAAAT acgagaagaaggttggggatgagaaggaagagaagatagtTG CTCTCGATGAATCCGATATACAAATACTAAAGACATAT GGTCAAGGACCATATTCATTAgcattgaagaagattgaatcAGAGTTGAAGGAAATCCAGAAACGGGTGAACGAGAAGATGGGAGTCAGAGAATCTGACACTGGATTGGCATCAGCGAACTTGTGGGATGTAGCTGCGGACAAACAAAGACAAGGTCAAAGACCATTACAAGTTGCTCGATGtcagaccatcatcaaagcCA CCAACCCCCAGGCAGAAGGACAAGCGTTGAACCCTCAAgatggtgctggtgctgggAATCCCGAGGGAGATAAATACGTGATTTCGATCAAGCAAGTGGCCAAGTTTGTGGTGGGTCTGGGCGAGGAAGTAGCTCCTACTGATGTCGAGGAGGGTATGAGAGTTGG TGTCGATCACACAAATTACAAGATCATGATTCCCTTACCACCTAAGATAGATCCTTCTGTTACCatgatgcag GTCGAGGAAAGACCTTCGATTACCTATGCCGACGTTGGAGGATGTAAGGAACAGATTGAGAAGCTGAGAGAAGTAGTCGAGCTTCCTCTGCTAGAG CCCGAACGATTCGCCAACCTTGGTATCGAGCCACCTAAGGGTGTATTGCTTTACGGTCCCCCCGGTACTGGTAAAACACTCTGTGCGCGAGCTGTAGCAAACAGGACAGATAGTACCTTCATTCGAG TCATCGGTTCTGAGCTTGTGCAGAAGTATATCGGTGAAGGTGCAAGAATGGTACGAGAGTTGTTCGAGATGGCTCGATCGAAGAAAGCAtgtatcatcttcttcgatgaAATCGATGCGGTCGGTGGAGCGAGATTCGATGATGGTGCGGGTGGTGATAATGAGGTGCAAAGGACGATGTTGGAGTTGATCAACCAGTTGGATGGATTCGACGCGAGAGGAAATATCAAGGTTATCATGGCTACCAACAG ACCTGACACACTCGATCCTGCTTTGTTGAGACCTGGTCGATTGGATAGGAAAGTAGAATTCAGTTTACCTGATAATGAGGGAAGAAGTCATATCCTCAAGATTCACGGGAAGAG TATGAGTGTCGAAAGAGATATCCGATATGACCTGATCGCTCGACTATGTCCTAATGCTACAGGTGCTGAGTTGAAATCTGTCGCTACTGAG GCCGGAATGTTCGCCATCCGAGCGCGAAGAAAGGTAGCCACCGAACGAGATTTCCTCGATGCGGTCGAGAAGGTCATCAGACAAGGTACCAAGTTCTCCAGTACAGCATTATACGCCCAATACAACTAG
- a CDS encoding 60S ribosomal eL29 domain-containing protein, with amino-acid sequence MAKSKNHTAHNQNKKAHKNGIKRQQTVKYKSLKGVDPKVSLCSLDLSDIGFGCGYGDHAEQYGGSSEGWMEALDYLRRGMRIGLQGGFEGWKLDYGQGEGRSISTWYIDGRIKVVRGIESGCLEETAQRDVFRRNARFAAQGSAKAIRESKASA; translated from the exons ATGGCCAAGTCTAAGAACCACACCGCTCACAACCAAAATAAAAAGG CCCACAAGAACGGTATCAAGAGGCAACAAACCGTAAAGTACAAGTCTCTTAAAGGTGTTGACCCTAAGGTTAGTTTATGTTCGCTGGATCTGTCGGATATCGGatttggatgtggatatgggGATCATGCGGAACAGTATGGAGGATCAAGTGAAGGGTGGATGGAGGCCTTGGATTATTTGAGAAGGGGCATGAGGATTGGACTGCAAGGTGGATTCGAGGGATGGAAGCTGGACTAtggtcaaggagaaggacggtCGATCAGTACTTGGTATATCGATGGAAGGATAAAGGTTGTCCGGGGGATTGAATCTGGATGTCTCGAAGAAACGGCACAGAGGGATGTC TTCAGGAGAAACGCCCGATTCGCTGCTCAAGGTTCCGCCAAGGCTATCCGAGAGTCCAAGGCCTCCGCATAA
- a CDS encoding malate dehydrogenase, NAD-dependent produces MFSRSVARSTSTLARGFASSARANKQVAVLGAAGGIGQPMSLLLKTDPLVTGLRLYDIRGAPGVAADISHVNTHSEVKGFEKDDIKAALTGAEVVIIPAGVPRKPGMTRDDLFNTNASIVRDLAEACAEYCPKAFIGIIANPVNSTVPIWAEVYKKKGVFDPKRIFGITTLDVVRSSRFLGEIKGADPKDIEVTVVGGHSGATIVPLLSQTAQGKDVSGETYKALVNRIQFGGDEVVKAKAGTGSATLSMGFAGARFTNSLIRALNGESGVVEPTFVKSPLYESEGVEYFASNVELGPEGVKKINPVGELSAEEQELLKACLPDLAKNIKKGVEFVNKA; encoded by the exons ATGTTCTCCCGATCAGTCGCCagatccacttccaccctcGCAAGGGGATTCGCTTCCTCCGCCAGGGCCAACAAGCAAGTCGCTGTTCTCGGTGCTGCTG GTGGTATCGGTCAACCCAtgtccctcctcctcaagacCGACCCCCTCGTTACCGGACTTAGATTGTACGATATCAGAGGTGCTCCCGGTGTCGCTGCCGATATCTCGCACGTTAACACTCACTCCGAGGTGAAGGGTTTcgagaaggatga CATCAAAGCTGCCCTTACCGGCGCTGAGGTCGTTATCATCCCCGCTGGTGTACCCCGAAAACCCGGTATGAC CCGAGATGATCTCTTC AACACCAACGCCTCCATCGTCAGAGATCTCGCCGAGGCTTGTGCCGAATACTGCCCCAAGGCTTTCATCGGTATCATTGCTAACCCTGTTAACTCCACCGTCCCCATCTGGGCTGAGGTttacaagaagaagggtgtcTTCGACCCCAAGAG AATCTTCGGTATCACCACCCTCGATGTCGTCCGATCATCCCGATTCCTCGGTGAGATCAAGGGTGCCGACCCCAAGGACATCGAAGTCACCGTTGTAGGTGGTCACTCTGGTGCTACCATTGTTCCTCTCTTGTCTCAAACCGCCCAAGGTAAAGATGTCTCTGGTGAGACTTACAAGGCTTTGGTCAACCGAATCCAAtttggtggtgatg AGGTCGTAAAGGCTAAGGCCGGTACTGGTTCCGCCACCCTTTCTATGGGTTTCG CCGGTGCTCGATTCACCAACTCGCTCATCCGAGCCCTCAACGGTGAATCCGGTGTGGTCGAACCCACTTTCGTCAAATCGCCATTGTACGAATCAGAGGGTGTCGAATACTTTGCTTCCAACGTCGAACTTGGTCCCGAGGGtgtcaagaagatcaaccctGTTGGTGAACTTTCTGCTGAGGAGCAAGAGTTGCTCAAGGCTTGTCTtcctga CCTCGCCAAGAACATCAAGAAGGGTGTCGAGTTCGTTAACAAGGCTTAG
- a CDS encoding succinate dehydrogenase [ubiquinone] iron-sulfur subunit, mitochondrial, translated as MFKPSTASSALRAIPSSSRVSIGARSFHASSRAALATPSETKPEQTKEFKIYRWNPDTPSEKPKLQSYKVDLSQCGPMMLDALIKIKNELDPTLTFRRSCREGICGSCAMNIDGVNTLACLCRIDKDVKKPSKVYPLPHMYIVKDLVPDLTLFYKQYKSIEPFLKNDNPPAQGEFLQTQEDRKKLDGMYECILCACCSTSCPSYWWNQDQYLGPAVLMQAYRWMADSRDSYGAERKEKMQNTMSLYRCHTIFNCSRTCPKGLNPALAIAKMKLEMATE; from the exons ATGTTCAAGCCTTCCACTGCCTCCTCCGCTCTCAGAGCTATaccctcttcatctagaGTATCGATCGGAGCTCGATCCTTCCACGCCTCCTCGAGAGCTGCCTTGGCCACTCCTTCTGAGACTAAGCCTGAGCAGACCAAGGAATTCAAGATCTACCGATGG AACCCAGACACACCATCTGAGAAGCCAAAGTTACAATCTTATAAGGTTGATCTTTCACAATGTGGACCTATGATGTTGGATGCTTTG atcaagatcaagaacgaACTCGATCCAACTTTGACTTTCCGACGATCATGCAGAGAAGGTATCTGTGGGTCTTGCGCGATGAACATCGACGGTGTGAATACCTTGGCGTGTCTCTGTAGAATCGACAAGGATGTCAAGAAGCCCTCGAAGGTTTACCCATTACCTCACA TGTACATCGTCAAGGATCTTGTACCCGATCTTACACTCTTCTA CAAACAATACAAATCCATTGAACCTTTCCTCAAGAACGATAACCCACCTGCTCAAGGTGAATTCTTGCAAACTCAAGAGGACCGAAAGAAGCTCGATGGAATGTATGAATGTATTTTGTGTGCTTGTTGTTCGACCTCCTGTCCTTCT TACTGGTGGAACCAAGATCAATACTTGGGTCCAGCTGTTTTGATGCAAGCTTACCGATGGATGGCTGACTCCCGA GACTCATACGGTGCcgagagaaaagagaagatgcAAAACACTATGTCCTTGTACCGATGTCACACCATTTTCAAC TGCTCCCGAACATGTCCCAAGGGACTTAACCCAGCTCTGGCCATTGCCAAGATGAAGCTCGAGATGGCTACTGAATAA
- a CDS encoding UV damage endonuclease UvdE: MPPRRLKVIPPEQPTSPAQLSTTTIPLTIQTPPKHTLINALEHMPPPDLMKTERDTTSDSDEALTPITSEQEEEVQHAVDDAVERSLTKRKRGAAKKDVSYAEDAGSGSDFAASEMEMDMESELSEPEPPKKKTPKKKVTPKKSTPKKTKAKTEANEDGEGEAEEGETPKKAKKVTPKKSRIAKDEPEFDEEGNEIVKKKRKPKVYPKKVYEIPDVERKTTTFRGRLGYACLNTVLRSEKPDSIFCSRTCRIASIEEEGMELPKGLALMNVRDLKTMIQWNEDNKIRFMRLSSEMFPFASHAKYGYDLAFAAEGLKEAGDLAKKYGHRLTMHPGQFTQLGSPKPNVIEASIRELDYQCEIMDRMGIGKEGVMIIHMGGIFGDKESTLARFKENYTTRLSENVKKRLVLENDEICYNVDDLFPVCEELDIPIIFDYHHDWIYPSADPPAVLIPRIAKIWEKRGIPMKQHLSEPRPGAESVMERRAHADRCKSLPDALPDDVDLMIEAKDKEQAVFELYRIYGLEEVNHDSLRPPDPNPGMHTKGRKSSLKKKTKETGDVDSEGEPINLSDIEKEGDGGVGDTSVVEGHIKNATNDPGMEVDGQAPPKKGKAKAKRKSAAGEEGDEVKAEPNGEETPVKKKRATPRKGKKDEENKENVPDEEKADKAEEDVKEETKKQPAKRKGRQSKEKVAA; encoded by the exons ATGCCTCCCAGACGACTCAAGGTTATACCACCCGAACAACCAACCTCACCCGCCCAGCtcagcaccaccaccatcccacTTACGATTCAAACTCCCCCAAAGCACACCTTAATCAACGCCTTGGAACATATGCCTCCACCCGACTTGATGAAGACTGAAAGGGATACCACCTCAGATTCCGATGAGGCTCTCACACCCATCACGTcggagcaggaagaggaggtgcAACATGCAGTTGATGATGCTGTAGAACGAAGTTTGacgaaaaggaagagaggagcTGCGAAAAAGGATGTATCATATGCTGAAGATGCGGGATCCGGGTCGGATTTTGCTGCTtcggagatggagatggacatgGAAAGTGAATTATCGGAGCCCGAACCGCCTAAGAAGAAGACtccgaagaagaaagtgacgCCTAAGAAATCTACTCCGAAGAAAACAAAAGCTAAGACTGAGGCTAATGAGGATGGCGAGGGCGAggcggaagaaggagagacacCTAAAAAGGCTAAGAAGGTTACGCCCAAGAAGTCGAGGATCGCAAAGGATGAGCCTGAatttgatgaggagggtaaTGAGATTgtcaagaagaagaggaaaccCAAAGTGTACCCTAAGAAGGTATATGAGATACCAGATGTGGAAAGGAAGACTACGACtttcagag GACGACTGGGATATGCTTGTTTGAATACTGTTTTGAGATCAGAGAAGCCGGATAGTATATTTTGCTCTAGGACATGTAGGATAGCAAGtatcgaggaagaaggtatggAATTACCTAAAGGATTGGCTTTGATGAATGTCAGAGATCTCAAGACGATGATACAGTGGAACGAGGATAATAA AATTCGATTCATGAGATTGTCTTCTGAGATGTTCCCCTTCGCATCACATGCCAAGTATGGCTACGATCTCGCATTTGCCGCTGAAGGTCTGAAAGAAGCTGGGGATTTGGCGAAGAAGTATGGTCATAGATTGACGATGCATCCTGGACAA TTTACTCAACTCGGCTCTCCCAAGCCCAACGTCATCGAAGCTTCTATACGAGAACTAGACTACCAATGTGAGATCATGGATAGGATGGGCATCGGGAAAGAAGGTGTCATGAT TATACACATGGGAGGTATCTTTGGAGACAAAGAAAGTACACTTGCTCGATTCAAGGAGAACTATACTACTCGACTGAGCGAGAacgtgaagaagaggttggtcCTCGAGAATGACGAG ATCTGTTATAATGTGGATGATTTATTCCCCGTGTGTGAAGAGTTGGATATACCTAT TATCTTTGACTAT CATCACGATTGGATTTATCCCTCAGCCGACCCACCCGCCGTCCTCATCCCTAGAATAGCCAAaatatgggagaagagaggtatACCGATGAAGCAGCACCTATCAGAGCCTCGTCCAGGTGCCGAGTCCGTGATGGAGAGGCGAGCTCATGCAGATAGGTGTAAGAGTCTGCCCGACGCTTTGCCAGATGATGTGGATCTGATGATTGAGGCGAAAGATAAG GAACAAGCTGTGTTTGAGCTTTATCGAATTTA TGGACTTGAAGAAGTCAATCACGATAGTCTCCGACCACCCGACCCTAATCCAGGTATGCACACCAAAGGCCGAAAGAGCAgtttgaagaagaagacgaaagAGACTGGAGATGTCGACTCTGAGGGTGAACCTATCAATTTATCGGATatagagaaagaaggtgatggaggggTCGGAGATACCAGTGTAGTAGAAGGGCATATTAAGAATGCTACGAACGATCCTGGTATGGAAGTGGATGGTCAAGCTCCACCTAAGAAGGGCAAGGCaaaggcgaagaggaagagtgcAGCTGGCGAGGAAGGAGACGAGGTGAAAGCTGAACCAAACGGGGAGGAGACGccagtcaagaagaagagagctaCGCCTaggaagggtaagaaggacgaagagaaCAAGGAGAATGTGCCggatgaagagaaggctgataaggctgaggaggatgtaaAGGAAGAGACGAAAAAGCAGCCTGCTAAGCGGAAGGGAAGACAAAGCAAGGAGAAGGTAGCGGCATAA